From one Kwoniella dejecticola CBS 10117 chromosome 2, complete sequence genomic stretch:
- a CDS encoding actin-like protein ARP6 yields the protein MTTPPIVILDNGAYEIKAGISGVDEEPRRFPNSIARSRTEKQVYVSDEIDRCKDLSGIVYRRPFEKGMLVNWDAEKVIWDRVFSPAGLNINPTESSLLVTEPYFNLPNIAETYDQMVFEEWEFQSYFRCTPAALIPYGGLFENESFIPPECTILVDVGYSSTHVIPLRDGQIIWDHVKRIDVGGKLLTNHLKHLISFRQWNMIDQTHVVNDVREACGYVSMDWRKDLELCKQNPRTNPIVQEYVLPDFSSRSTSRTGYIRSGPNAQIPDPESSKQPEQANGHGKLAEEDEEQILIMGNERFAGPELLFNPSDIGLEQSGLPETIARVISCMPEELRGMYWAHIGIFGGLGNIDALGERLERDLQALCPVDYEIGIYEAFDPASPPYVAATTLTASEIYLSTYPVTRAEYQEHGSSICRRRFGGPAYNVNPPGFTSGEMGGEVDEDERERRYAMGLESKKGKGKKRKEEEEVISGNWGGRRRRAGGLL from the exons ATGACCACCCCGCCTATAGTGATATTGGATAATGGGGCATacgagatcaaagctggaaTCAGTGGGGTGGACGAGGAGCCGAG GAGGTTCCCTAACTCGATAGCTCGTTCACGTACCGAGAAGCAAGTATATGTAAGCGATGAGATTGACCGGTGCAAGGATCTGAGTGGTATAGTCTACCGAAGGCCTTTCGAAAAA GGGATGCTGGTAAATTGGGATGCGGAAAAGGTCATTTGGGACAGGGTGTTTTCGCCAGCAGGACTCAAC ATTAACCCTACCGAGTCCAGTTTATTAGTGACAGAACCGTATTTCAACCTACCGAACATAGCAGAAACATACGATCAGATGGTAtttgaagaatgggaattcCAAAGTTATTTCAGGTGTACTC CCGCCGCTCTGATACCGTATGGAGGACTTTTCGAGAATGAAAGCTTTATTCCGCCCGAATGTACGATTCTCGTCGATGTGGGATACTCTTCTACGCATGTGATACCCTTGAGAGATGGCCAGATAATCTGGGATCACGTCAAAAG GATCGATGTAGGCGGTAAACTGTTGACGAATCACTTGAAACACCTCATATCGTTCAGACAATGGAATATGATAGATCAAACGCATGTCGTCAACGACGTGAGGGAAGCATGTGGGTATGTGAGTATGGATTGGAGAAAGGACTTGGAGCTGTGCAA GCAGAACCCGAGGACGAATCCCATAGTACAAGAATACGTCTTACCGGATTTCTCATCCCGCTCGACATCGCGAACTGGATACATACGGTCGGGGCCCAATGCCCAGATACCTGATCCTGAATCGTCCAAACAGCCAGAACAGGCTAATGGACATGGAAAGCTagcggaggaggatgaagagcagATTTTGATCATGGGTAATGAGCGATTTGCGGGACCGGAATTGCTTTTCAATCCTTCTGATATAG GATTAGAACAGTCTGGACTGCCCGAAACTATCGCTCGTGTCATCTCGTGCATGCCAGAAGAGCTTCGAGGGATGTACTGGGCTCATATTGGTATTTTTGGTGGTTTGGGTAATATCGACGCACTAGGAGAACGACT GGAACGGGATTTACAAGCTCTGTGCCCGGTGGACTATGAGATTGGGATATATGAAGCGTTCGA CCCTGCATCACCACCATATGTAGCTGCTACTACACTGACTGCATCAGAGATCTACTTGTCCACCTACCCGGTGACCCGGGCGGAGTATCAGGAACATGGCTCGTCCATATGCAGACGACGATTCGGTGGTCCGGCATATAACGTCAATCCGCCCGGATTCACTAGCGGGGAAATGGGAGGAGAGGTAGATGAGgacgaaagagaaagaaggtatgCTATGGGTCTGGAAagcaagaaagggaaaggcaaaaagaggaaagaggaggaagaggtcatcAGTGGGAATTGGggtggaaggagaaggagggcAGGAGGGTTGTTGTAA